The following proteins come from a genomic window of Aspergillus luchuensis IFO 4308 DNA, chromosome 3, nearly complete sequence:
- a CDS encoding uncharacterized protein (COG:S;~EggNog:ENOG410PVBT) — MTDRDVFYTTYWEGSCLPALHPIFQFATSLATDHPILNDALLALSACNIGRLHAERRTPSAGTMCSMSPSLIHQTRSHLYYSSAIQKLAIMQPQDYQRNSVTILTVLVLFAHLEQAMGNFQGFYTHVRGMMNLLEWHEDVRDAATKSLLASWMQIRYVVWWARAYFSSLEVCQHLPSIPLPASLLDVPQTLHERRVKVLSIMCESHRLNFSAALQQFRNFRSDDVSGSDFDECYAYCTTLLHREAAKLDAWVLQLPPSEQPIYELNDTDSTTIRFQSHDAALNYAYYVVARAMQCTGVLRLLYDRESALHGPKYNEEEYWVQTLVRIAQWSDMQTSITRNSYTIGFSGLLLAGILRCQSLSVGLEIQDWLQTLIHLQPTEEGAFPIYQTFNVVKIINQQRALGRDVFAVTLPVDDEGGTPKLTGYNSQSITSLHFHGKDHNLDCLFQDCISLDV, encoded by the coding sequence ATGACGGACCGCGATGTCTTCTATACCACCTACTGGGAAGGATCTTGCTTACCAGCCTTGCACCCGATATTCCAGTTTGCCACTTCATTGGCCACTgaccatcccatcctcaaCGACGCCCTTTTGGCCCTATCCGCGTGCAATATCGGGCGCCTTCATGCTGAGCGCAGAACACCCTCGGCCGGCACGATGTGTTCAATGAGTCCTAGTCTCATCCACCAGACACGGAGTCATCTATACTACTCATCCGCAATCCAGAAGTTGGCCATCATGCAACCACAAGACTACCAACGGAACTCAGTCACAATATTAACTGTTCTTGTTCTGTTCGCTCATCTGGAGCAAGCCATGGGCAATTTCCAGGGCTTTTACACTCACGTCCGGGGGATGATGAATCTTCTTGAATGGCATGAAGACGTCAGAGACGCAGCCACCAAGTCGCTGCTTGCTTCGTGGATGCAAATCCGCTATGTTGTATGGTGGGCTCGAGCCTATTTCAGTTCCCTAGAAGTTTGTCAGCATCTTCCATCGATACCCTTACCAGCCTCTCTGTTAGACGTACCCCAGACACTACATGAGCGGCGTGTGAAAGTCCTTAGCATCATGTGTGAATCACACCGATTGAACTTCAGTGCCGCACTGCAGCAGTTTCGGAATTTTCGGTCAGACGACGTTAGTGGTTCCGACTTCGACGAATGCTATGCATATTGCACTACTCTATTGCACCGAGAAGCGGCAAAGCTGGATGCGTGGGTGTTGCAACTTCCGCCATCCGAGCAGCCAATTTACGAGCTCAACGACACAGACAGCACTACAATCCGCTTCCAGTCCCACGATGCCGCGCTGAATTATGCATACTACGTAGTTGCACGAGCCATGCAGTGCACGGGTGTTCTGCGACTGCTTTATGACCGCGAATCCGCCCTTCACGGACCGAAATATAATGAAGAGGAATATTGGGTTCAGACATTAGTCCGGATTGCACAGTGGAGCGATATGCAAACGTCCATTACCAGAAATAGCTACACTATTGGGTTCTCGGGCTTACTCTTGGCGGGTATTCTCCGATGCCAAAGTCTATCAGTCGGATTGGAGATCCAAGACTGGTTACAGACGCTCATCCATCTGCAACCAACCGAAGAGGGGGCGTTTCCTATCTATCAGACCTTCAATGTGGTCAAGATTATCAATCAACAGAGGGCACTCGGCCGGGATGTTTTTGCTGTCACTCTGccagtggatgatgaaggtggaACACCCAAGCTTACTGGATACAACAGCCAGTCGATTACAAGCCTTCATTTCCATGGGAAAGACCATAATCTCGATTGTCTTTTCCAAGATTGCATCTCTCTGGATGTCTGA
- a CDS encoding FMN-binding negative transcriptional regulator (COG:K;~EggNog:ENOG410PM5K;~InterPro:IPR012349,IPR007396;~PFAM:PF04299): MFFASAHAESDEEVLLQFIKENPLGMLITGIDSSAQDFLQCTHVPFVLDHPKTDENPSSNPQLRAHIAKQNPQAKSMLELASGAPPSILPLERDVLVVFNGRHDHYVTPKFYTETKPDTGKVVPTWNYSAVQVYGKLSLFYDSRTPEAGAFLSKQMHDLSEQCERRIMGFTGGDRPQPWKVADAPERYIELMQRNVVGIKIEITKIEGKYKMSQEMKPGDRDGVVKGFAAMGGETGKAISALVQERGELIDRKKALKSSSIE, from the coding sequence ATGTTCTTTGCCAGTGCACATGCCGAATCTGATGAGGAGGTGCTCCTCCAATTCATCAAGGAGAACCCTCTGGGTATGCTCATTACGGGCATTGACTCCTCCGCCCAAGACTTTCTCCAATGCACCCACGTCCCCTTCGTGCTAGACCACCCCAAGACCGACGAAAACCCGTCGTCCAATCCGCAACTACGTGCCCATATCGCCAAGCAGAATCCCCAAGCCAAATCCATGCTCGAGCTTGCCAGCGGAGCACCACCGAGCATCCTTCCGCTCGAGCGCGATGTCTTGGTGGTATTCAACGGACGCCATGATCACTATGTGACCCCCAAATTCTACACTGAGACAAAGCCCGACACCGGCAAGGTTGTCCCGACGTGGAACTACTCTGCCGTTCAAGTCTACGGGAAGCTCTCCCTATTTTATGATTCCAGGACCCCCGAGGCGGGCGCCTTCCTATCGAAACAAATGCACGATCTGTCAGAGCAATGCGAGCGACGAATCATGGGATTCACCGGAGGGGACCGACCGCAGCCGTGGAAGGTTGCCGACGCTCCTGAGCGATACATTGAGCTGATGCAGAGGAATGTGGTAGGAATCAAGATCGAGATAACCAAGATCGAGGGCAAGTACAAGATGAGTCAGGAGATGAAGCCCGGCGACCGGGACGGCGTGGTTAAGGGTTTCGCAGCCATGGGAGGAGAGACTGGGAAGGCTATTTCAGCTTTAGTGCAGGAACGGGGAGAGTTGATTGATAGGAAGAAGGCACTAAAGTCTTCGTCGATAGAATAG
- a CDS encoding uncharacterized protein (COG:F;~EggNog:ENOG410PRM8;~InterPro:IPR017926,IPR029062;~MEROPS:MER0043475): protein MANQSPLRIAVLINTPPGNEFWNDVRGSYQDAFDVIAPNAKVDMYDPVFEGSFPDPQEYDLIVLSGGKADASSSEPWVLGVLDFLRRTARESPKTKILGICWGHQAISRAFGGEVRAVPTGPIAGLEDVKLTEAGMKFFSTRSGVKTYRLPEFHVREVARAPFWSKRI from the exons ATGGCCAACCAATCGCCACTACGCATCGCAGTCCTCATCAACACACCTCCTGGTAATGAGTTCTGGAACGATGTCCGCGGGTCTTATCAAGATGCCTTTGATGTTATTGCACCAAACGCCAAAGTCGATATGTACGATCCCGTGTTTGAAGGAAGTTTCCCCGATCCTCAAGAGTATGACTTGATCGTCTTGAGTGGAGGGAAAGCCGATGCCTCATCCTCGGAGCCCTGGGTCCTTGGTGTTTTAGACTTCCTCCGTAGGACTGCGCGGGAGTCACCAAAGACTAAGATCCTGGGTATCTGCTGGGGCCACCAAGCTATATCAAGAGCATTTGGCGGAGAAGTACGAGCAGTGCCTACGGGACCCATT GCCGGCCTTGAAGATGTGAAGTTGACCGAAGCTGGAATGAAGTTTTTCTCTACCCGATCCGGTGTTAAGACCTAC AGGTTACCGGAGTTTCATGTACGAGAGGTGGCCCGTGCTCCGTTCTGGAGCAAACGAATCTAG
- a CDS encoding uncharacterized protein (COG:S;~EggNog:ENOG410PK65), which translates to MTPVKIASISRVDLKGFEETTPSITDVKHLSSYNWIDSETPTIAIPGCPPLWSPPKGTRKVPKDSGCIYIAQNAARHPESPLEPLFRALYTTHPSFDIGAVDLVTDRNNIRKLLSFINPSLSKNGLEPFTIEVEVTGKTAVFCRAETETVRFLGPRDFVGFGHEFEKAYTRDQVNGSTGHHRIISYFFGGLRLIVRYETDGYIDPLSGSPVVGMDQVDLSSMIQSLSLRPSKCVPCGTSGQSKLLLRHEGRTVAADSILEIKTRVAHKPISVQEVLPQLWVSQTPNIVRAYHKNGVFAPPKVENVVAEIKKWEESHREDLRRLGSLFKKLIDIVKRSGGKASARYDRQKDRLEVWTAATVKMLPDDLYSKLDYGDAEDAPHERAPAG; encoded by the coding sequence ATGACTCCTGTCAAGATAGCGAGTATCTCTCGCGTGGATCTCAAGGGCTTCGAAGAAACTACACCATCGATCACAGATGTCAAGCACCTGTCATCCTATAACTGGATAGATTCTGAGACTCCTACTATTGCCATCCCGGGCTGCCCACCATTATGGTCACCACCGAAAGGTACCCGAAAGGTACCAAAAGATTCTGGGTGTATTTATATAGCTCAAAATGCAGCTCGACACCCAGAAAGCCCTCTGGAACCTCTGTTCCGTGCTCTATACACAACTCACCCTTCGTTCGATATTGGTGCCGTTGATCTCGTAACAGATCGAAATAACATCCGCAAGCTCCTATCCTTTATCAATCCTAGTCTATCAAAGAATGGGCTTGAGCCTTTCACCATCGAAGTGGAAGTCACGGGCAAGACGGCGGTCTTCTGTCGTGCAGAGACCGAGACAGTTAGATTCCTCGGACCCAGAGACTTTGTGGGCTTTGGTCATGAGTTTGAAAAGGCATACACCCGAGACCAAGTTAACGGAAGTACTGGCCACCATAGGATCATCAGTTACTTTTTTGGTGGGCTCAGACTCATCGTTCGCTATGAAACGGATGGATACATTGATCCGTTATCGGGTTCCCCTGTTGTCGGCATGGATCAGGTTGATCTATCCAGTATGATCCAGTCGCTATCTCTTCGTCCCTCTAAATGCGTCCCCTGTGGCACTTCGGGGCAGTCTAAGTTGCTGCTGAGGCATGAGGGTCGAACTGTGGCAGCTGACTCGATACTTGAGATCAAAACGCGTGTGGCTCATAAACCGATCAGCGTACAGGAGGTCCTTCCCCAGCTCTGGGTATCGCAGACCCCGAATATAGTACGCGCATACCATAAAAACGGGGTGTTTGCACCACCAAAAGTGGAGAACGTCGTAGCTGAGATTAAGAAATGGGAAGAATCTCATCGAGAAGACCTGAGGAGACTAGGTTCACTGTTCAAAAAGTTGATTGACATAGTGAAGAGAAGCGGGGGTAAGGCTTCTGCGCGATATGATCGCCAGAAGGATAGGTTAGAGGTCTGGACAGCTGCTACGGTGAAAATGCTACCGGATGACCTTTACTCGAAACTGGACTATGGTGACGCAGAAGATGCACCCCATGAAAGAGCGCCAGCCGGATAG